The Anaeromyxobacter sp. Fw109-5 genomic interval GTGCTGGAAGAAGACGTCCGCGTGCTCCCCGCCCCGCGCCAGCGCGGTCGCGAGCGTCTGCGCGATCATCCGCTCCGTCACGCCGAAGCGCGCGAAGTAGCCGATCCCCTCGCTCGGGCCCACCTGGGGCGGGCGAGCGCCCGTATCCTGGTTCAGCATCTCGTTCCTTGCCCCGTCGCCGGTCGCGACGGCGGCTCATTCATAACCGGCCCGCGGCGGCTTGCCCGCTTCGCGGCGTTCCCCGGGCTCGCCACGCCCAGTACCGCCCTTCCTCGCCGGCGTCATTCGGTCACCGTTCGTCCCGAGCGTAGCCCGGCCGCGAGGCCGGGCGGAGTCGAGGGGCGAGCACGGGCGAACTCTCCCCGCTCGGGCTGAGCCTGTCGAAGCCCGAGCGGTCGGGCGTTCCGCTCCGCACCCCGCCCGCCTGCCCCCTCGGGGATCACCCGCTCCACCCCGCACGTCCGACGAATCGGGATAAACCTTCCGTCATGCCCATCGCACACGTGAACGGCACCGACCTGCACTACCGCGACGCCGGCACCGCCCACAAGGACGTGCTGCTCCTCCTGCACGCGTTCCCGCTCCACTCGGGCATGTGGCTGCGGCAGATCGCGGCGCTCGAGGGCCGGTGGCGCATCGTCGCCCCGGACTACCGCGGGCTCGGCCAGTCCGCGCCGCGCGGCGAGGCCTCGACCATGCAGGTGCTCGCCGAGGACGTCCGCGCGCTGCTGCAGCACCTGCGCATCGAGCGTGCCGCCGTCGCCGGCCTGTCGATGGGCGGGTACCTCTCGCTCGAGCTCTACCGCCAGATCCCCGGGTTCTTCCGTGGCCTCGCGCTCTGCGACACGCGCGCCGGGGCGGACACCGACGAGGGGAAGGCCGGGCGGGAGAAGTTCGCGCAGACCGCGATCGAGCGCGGGCTCGAGTGGGTCGCGGACGAGATGATCCCGAAGCTGCTGCGGCCCGAGCCGGATCCGGCGGTGGCGAAGGAGGTCCGCGACCTGATCCGCCGTGGCACCCCCGCGGGCGTGGCCGCCGCGCAGCGCGGGATGGCCCAGCGGCCCGACTCGACCGAGACGCTCGCGAAGATCACCTGCCCGACGCTCGTCCTCGTGGGCGCGGAGGACACGCTCACGCCCCCCGCCGAGTCCGAGAAGATGGCGAAGGCGATCAAGGGCGCGAAGCTCGTGAAGGTGAAGAAGGCGGGGCACCTCGCGAACCTGGAGGCGACCGCGGCCTTCAACGCCGCGCTGCAGGAGTTTCTGGACGGGCTCCCCGCGTAGGGACGAGCGTCGGGCTCGCCGAGCCGACCTCGTTCCCTGGCCGGCGATAGAGCGATCCGGCGGCGGACGTCGCCGCCAGCCTCCAGGTGCCGTCGCGCTCCAGATGGCGCTCCAGGCGTGAGCCATGCTGCACGAGCGCAACCCTCACGCCGAACCGATCGATCCAGGCATCCAGCCAGGCGGGATCGGCCCGGATGTAGCCGAGCATGAAGTCGTCGCCGTAGAGCTCCCAGCGATCGTCCACGAACACGCGGAGGCCGGGGGCCGTATAGGCGACGAACCCGCCGAACGGCATGTCGTTGAGGATGGGGGCGCCCTCTACCTCGCGCTCCGCCGCGCGGAGCGCCGGTACGAGCTCGACCGGCCAGCGGCGGGGGTCGAGGCGCGCCAGCGCCGGCGCGCGATCCGGCGCGTACGCGGCGAACGTCGCGACCGCGACCAGCGCGATGGCCAAGGCGCCGATCGTGCCGGCGGCGAAGCGCACTCCAGGGAGCGTGCCCGGAGCGCCCCGGACGCGAAATCCGCGGCGCGCGAGCGCTTCCGTCCAGCGGGCGGCGGGCAGCAGCTCCGCGAGCGCGAGGGCCGCGGCGACGGCGAAGAACGGCGCGTGGCGGATGCGCCCGAACGCGAGGAGGAGCCACACGAGCGGCACGAGCGTGGCCGCCCGCAGCGCAACGCGAGGCGCGCTCAGCAGGGTGGCGAGGTAGACCGCCACGAGGGCGAGCACCTGCCACGAGCCCGTCCTCACGAGGGACGCGTGCTCCACGACGAACCGGGGCAGCGCCGGCGAGGAGAGGATCGCGAACCACGCGCGCGCGGTGTCGAGGCCGTAGGGGGTGATCGGGACCGTCGCCACGCTCGCCGCGACGAGCGCGTACACCACCGCGGCGTCTCGTCGGCTCCGGACGGGCGACGTCCATCCCGCTCGCCACGCGCCGAGCCACGAGAGCGCGAACAGCCCCAGCGTCGCCAGCCCGCCCACCACCGCGCCGTGCGCGTTCACCCAGGCGAGGAACACGAGCGGAGCGGGCCAGAGCGCGGAGAGCCCGCGCCGGCCGGCGTCGACGTCCGCGAGCCGGCCGTAGAGCCACGCGAAGGCGAAGATCGAGAGGAGGTGCGGGCGGACGTGGAAGTGGTGCGAGCTCGCCGCCACCGTCAGCGCCACGACGAGACCCGCCCAGAGCGCGCTCACCCCCGCCGCCACGAGCCGCGCGTACAGCCAGGCGAGGAGCAGGGCGATGCCGCCCGCGGTGGCCACCACGAGCGCATCGAGGCCGCCCAGCCGGTGGAGCGCCGCCATGAGGCACTCGGCGAGCCACTGGTGCGCGATCCAGGGTCGCCCGTCGAAGGTGAAGCTGAGCCAGTCTCCGCGCGGAAAGCCCGCGGCGAAGATCCGGTGGCCCGTGACGGTGTGCCAGAGCGTCCCGGGATCCTGCAGGAGCTTCGATCCTCCTGCGAAGACGAGCAGGAGCCAGCTGAGGACGAAGACGACGAGCGCGAGGGCCGTCGTGGAGCGGCTCGTGCCGGGAGCGTCCTCCGACGCGGGGCGCGCGCTCCTCGCAGCGCGCGTCACGGCCATCGCGCGACGACCTCCTCGAACAGGCCGTTCACCGCCGTTCCCAGGCTGACCACGGCCGCGAAGATCACGACGGCGACCGCGGCCAGCAGGATCGCGTACTCGGCCGCCGCGGGCGCCGTCTCGTCCTCCCACAGCGGCCTGAGTGAGCTTCGGAAGTCGCTGCGGACCAAGTGGCGCCTCCGATCAGTGGACGAGCCTCGGCGGCGGGAGCAGGCCGAAGCACTGGCATCCGGCGGTGGCCGTGGACGGCTCCCCGCACTCCACGTTGATGATCATGAGCTTCGTGCTCTCCGGGTAGCAGTCGCTCTCCGGCGGTGCCATCCCGTCGTTGAGGAGCCGGTACTGCGCGATCGTACCCGCGAACTTGATCATCACGCTCGCGAACCCGATCAACGCACCGGTCTTGACCATCTTCGCGCTCGTGTCGGTGCCCCGGTACTTGATGCACTTGCCGGTGACGGGATCCTTGAACGCCGACGCGGGCGACTCGGAGCACGCGAGGTCGAGGATGGCGACGGGGTAAGGGCCCTTCCCGGCGAGCGCCTGGAACTTGTCGATGTTGGGGTTCAGGTTCGCGCCGTTCGCGACCTCGATGAAGTTGCTCGGGTCGGCGACCGCCGGTGCGCCGCACGTGGGGGGGTCGCTCATGAACCCATCGAGCATCAGACCGATCGTTTCGGTGTTCACGTCCTCGTACTGATTGAGCACGGTGAACGCGATGTTGTCGGCCGGATCGCTGTGGAAGAAGATCCTGTGGTCCTCGCCACACTTGAACCCGGCCCCGTCGAGGATCTGACACTTTGCGAACGCGATCGGCAGGGCGCACTCCTCGGTGCACGGACCGCCGCGGACCGCGATGGCCCCTGCGCCGACGTTCGCCGTGTTGTTGCCACCGAGGAAGACGGGGAAGAACACCGGCGCCGCGTTGGCGTCGACCCTCGTCGACCGAACGCGGACCGCGTTCGTGAGCGACACGAGCTCCGGATTCGAGCCCGGGTCGGAGATCGGCCAGAACCGCTCCTTGTCGACGCTCCAGTAGCCGGTCTCGACCATCGTGTCGCTCGGCAACAGCGGCTGATAGTCCGTCGAGTGGCGCGTGGCGTAGTCGAGCGCCGCGACGCGCGCCTTCGCGATCCCATCGACCGTGCAGTCCAGATCCCACGCGCCGCCGAGCGCGCCCGCGTCGCTCGCGTTCTGCAGCTCGCCACGGACGGACAGCAGGTGCCCGACGTTGAGGGACAACGCCATGAAGCCGCCGAGCACGAGCAGTACGATCGCCACGATGACGGCGACCGCGCCCCGCTCCCTTCTCTTTCCGCGCGCGGGCATGTCTCGTCCTCGCTATCTCGACGGCGGCACCGACGGCGGAAGCGCCTGCGGTCGCTGGCGAGTCGACTGGGGCGGCGCGATCAGCAGCACCTCGGGCTCCTCGACCGCCGTCCCCTCGGGAGCGAGGCTCTTCCGATACGTCTCCGCGATGATGGTCGCCTCCTGCGAATCCAGACCGGTCAGCGCCTTGGGCGGAGGCCCGCGCCGCGGCGCATCGGGGTTCGCCCGCTGCACCGCGAACGACTCGCGCATGGACTTGCCGTGCGTCTCGGTGAGGTGCTCCCTCGCGCATCCGGCGGCCAGCACCACGAGAGCCGCGACTACGACGGTCTTCATTGCATCCTCCCCGAGGGAACCTTCTCCGGACGCGCCCCCTCCGGCGGCGGCGAGCGGTTGAGCTTACGGGCGACCTCTTCCAGGTTTGCGCGCGCGCGGGAGAACCCGGGGGCGAGCCGCACCGCCTCCGAGTACGCCTCGAACGCCTGCGGCAGGTTGCCGGCGAGCTCGTACGCGTAGCCCAGGTTGTTCTTCGCCTCGGCGGGTGCGCCGCCGACCGCGAACCGCTGCGCCGCTCGCGTGAAATCCCCCGCGCGCGCATACGCGAACCCGAGGTTGTTGTGGTAGCGCGGCGGCAGCGGATCGAGCCGGATCGCCGCCTGCAGGCGCGCGAGCGCGTCCTGCGTGCGGCCCTGGAGATGGAGCGCCCACCCCCAGTCGCTCAGGTAGGAAGCATTCGTCGGGTCGAGCGCCGTCGCCCGGCGGTGGTGCTCCTCGCCGTCGGCCCAGCGCTTCGCCTCGTCGTGAAGGACCGCGATCGCCGCGTGCGCAGGCGCGTGGTCCCGGTCGAGGCGCAGCGCCTCGCGCAGGTCCTCCTCGGCGTCGGCGGTGAGACCCTGCCCCCGGTACGCGAAAGACCGCAGCGTCAGCGTCTGGGCCGATCGGCCATCGGTCTCGTGGATCGCCTGGATGGCTGCGAGCGCATCGCCGTACTGGCGACGATCCACGAGATCGCGCGCGACCGCCAGGCGGACGCCTGAGATCCCCTGGGGGCCGGCACGCCGGGCAGTCGCGCACGCGGACAGGACGAGGACCGCGGAGACCACGGCGACCGAGCGTGCCGGGTTCATCGCTGCCCTCCGAGCATGGGC includes:
- a CDS encoding Flp family type IVb pilin, which gives rise to MVRSDFRSSLRPLWEDETAPAAAEYAILLAAVAVVIFAAVVSLGTAVNGLFEEVVARWP
- a CDS encoding tetratricopeptide repeat protein encodes the protein MNPARSVAVVSAVLVLSACATARRAGPQGISGVRLAVARDLVDRRQYGDALAAIQAIHETDGRSAQTLTLRSFAYRGQGLTADAEEDLREALRLDRDHAPAHAAIAVLHDEAKRWADGEEHHRRATALDPTNASYLSDWGWALHLQGRTQDALARLQAAIRLDPLPPRYHNNLGFAYARAGDFTRAAQRFAVGGAPAEAKNNLGYAYELAGNLPQAFEAYSEAVRLAPGFSRARANLEEVARKLNRSPPPEGARPEKVPSGRMQ
- a CDS encoding alpha/beta fold hydrolase; translation: MPIAHVNGTDLHYRDAGTAHKDVLLLLHAFPLHSGMWLRQIAALEGRWRIVAPDYRGLGQSAPRGEASTMQVLAEDVRALLQHLRIERAAVAGLSMGGYLSLELYRQIPGFFRGLALCDTRAGADTDEGKAGREKFAQTAIERGLEWVADEMIPKLLRPEPDPAVAKEVRDLIRRGTPAGVAAAQRGMAQRPDSTETLAKITCPTLVLVGAEDTLTPPAESEKMAKAIKGAKLVKVKKAGHLANLEATAAFNAALQEFLDGLPA
- a CDS encoding TadG family pilus assembly protein: MPARGKRRERGAVAVIVAIVLLVLGGFMALSLNVGHLLSVRGELQNASDAGALGGAWDLDCTVDGIAKARVAALDYATRHSTDYQPLLPSDTMVETGYWSVDKERFWPISDPGSNPELVSLTNAVRVRSTRVDANAAPVFFPVFLGGNNTANVGAGAIAVRGGPCTEECALPIAFAKCQILDGAGFKCGEDHRIFFHSDPADNIAFTVLNQYEDVNTETIGLMLDGFMSDPPTCGAPAVADPSNFIEVANGANLNPNIDKFQALAGKGPYPVAILDLACSESPASAFKDPVTGKCIKYRGTDTSAKMVKTGALIGFASVMIKFAGTIAQYRLLNDGMAPPESDCYPESTKLMIINVECGEPSTATAGCQCFGLLPPPRLVH